A DNA window from Nitrospira sp. contains the following coding sequences:
- the secD gene encoding protein translocase subunit SecD — translation MKKVGGRFALLALVVVLSVVFFLPSYKPLYQVLPDWARKILPDKGITLGLDLQGGIHMVMEVDEDRAVEIAVERSVASLQDVLVDKKLPAESVKRTAANQVTIQFANAELKAQIQKLVDEYPTFFEVDAAGSANSLVWELRETEIKRIKDSAINQALETIRNRIDQFGVSEPLVQRQGLKQIVVQLPGVKEPKRAKDLIKETALLEFKMLDEDNQMKMDFPARIPKEKEAEVLAQFQGKVPEGDQILFEHQVDKDTGREFRTPYLVKKRVMLTGDVLSDARVSIGEFNDPYVSITFDGKGGREFERITGENIKKRMAVVLDNTIYSAPVIQDRISGGRAQITGTFSTQEANDLAIVLRAGALPAPLKIIQDLTVGPSLGQDSIDQGMKSTFIAGLLVVVFMIVYYRLSGVIADFALLLNLICLLGALSALNATLTLPGIAGIVLTIGMGVDSNVLIFERIREELRAGKAVRLAVDGGYDKALLTIIDAHVTTLITGVALFLFGTGPIKGFAVTLCLGIAINLFTAFVGTKVVFDLLNQGKKVDTLSI, via the coding sequence ATGAAAAAAGTTGGTGGACGGTTTGCATTGCTTGCACTGGTGGTTGTGCTGTCGGTGGTGTTCTTCCTGCCGTCGTACAAGCCGTTGTATCAGGTCTTGCCCGACTGGGCGCGGAAGATTCTGCCGGATAAGGGCATTACGCTGGGGTTGGATCTCCAGGGCGGCATTCACATGGTGATGGAGGTCGATGAAGACCGGGCGGTCGAGATCGCCGTCGAGCGGTCGGTCGCATCGTTGCAGGATGTCTTGGTCGACAAGAAGCTGCCGGCTGAATCGGTGAAACGGACCGCCGCGAATCAGGTCACTATTCAGTTTGCCAACGCCGAGCTGAAAGCGCAGATCCAGAAGCTCGTGGATGAGTATCCCACGTTCTTTGAAGTGGATGCCGCGGGGTCGGCCAACAGTCTGGTCTGGGAGTTGCGCGAGACGGAGATCAAGCGGATCAAGGATTCGGCGATCAATCAGGCGCTCGAAACGATTCGGAACCGGATCGACCAGTTCGGCGTGTCCGAGCCGCTGGTACAGCGTCAGGGATTGAAGCAGATTGTCGTGCAATTGCCGGGTGTCAAAGAGCCGAAGCGGGCGAAGGATCTCATCAAGGAAACCGCCTTGCTCGAGTTCAAGATGCTCGACGAAGACAATCAGATGAAGATGGATTTCCCTGCCCGCATCCCGAAGGAAAAAGAGGCCGAAGTCTTGGCGCAGTTCCAGGGCAAGGTGCCGGAGGGCGATCAGATCCTGTTCGAGCACCAAGTCGACAAAGACACCGGCCGGGAATTCCGGACGCCGTACCTCGTGAAGAAACGGGTGATGCTGACGGGCGATGTCTTGAGCGACGCGCGGGTCTCCATCGGAGAGTTCAACGACCCCTATGTCTCTATTACCTTTGACGGCAAAGGCGGTCGGGAGTTTGAGCGGATCACCGGTGAGAACATCAAGAAGCGCATGGCCGTCGTGCTCGACAACACGATCTATTCCGCGCCGGTGATTCAGGACCGGATCTCCGGCGGACGGGCTCAGATCACCGGGACGTTCAGCACGCAGGAGGCCAACGATTTGGCCATCGTCCTTCGCGCCGGCGCATTGCCGGCTCCATTGAAGATCATTCAAGACCTCACCGTCGGGCCGTCGCTTGGACAGGATTCCATCGATCAGGGTATGAAATCCACCTTCATCGCCGGACTGCTGGTGGTGGTGTTTATGATCGTGTATTACCGCTTGTCCGGAGTGATCGCCGATTTCGCGCTCTTGCTCAACCTGATCTGTTTGCTCGGAGCGCTTTCGGCCTTGAACGCCACGCTGACGTTGCCGGGCATCGCGGGCATTGTGCTGACCATCGGGATGGGCGTGGACTCCAATGTGCTGATCTTCGAGCGCATTCGCGAAGAATTGCGGGCAGGAAAAGCCGTGCGCCTGGCGGTGGACGGCGGCTATGACAAGGCGCTGCTCACGATCATCGACGCGCACGTGACGACGTTGATCACGGGTGTGGCGCTGTTCTTGTTCGGCACCGGTCCGATTAAAGGATTTGCCGTGACGTTGTGCTTGGGGATCGCGATCAATCTGTTCACGGCCTTCGTCGGAACCAAGGTCGTATTTGATCTGCTGAATCAAGGTAAGAAAGTGGACACGCTCAGCATTTAG
- a CDS encoding molybdenum cofactor guanylyltransferase, with protein sequence MNVTGVVLAGGKSRRMGEDKRFLLVGEETLLTRTTSVMAQLFPEVLVIIAQDSPPLTVSGCLVHRDLIADCGSLGGLYTGLVKASGQRVFVVACDMPFLNPDMIRWFVDRDPAADIVMARLPTGLQPLHALYSKRALPVLERMATTHALKIQQIVSEPSLHTTVVLPDEWGERDALARSFQNVNTPADLDAARAALRNRSLTR encoded by the coding sequence ATGAATGTCACGGGAGTCGTGCTGGCCGGCGGCAAGAGTCGGCGGATGGGGGAGGATAAGCGTTTCCTACTGGTCGGGGAGGAGACGTTATTGACGCGAACGACCTCGGTGATGGCTCAGCTCTTTCCTGAGGTGCTCGTGATTATTGCGCAGGATAGTCCGCCGCTCACAGTCTCCGGATGCCTCGTTCACAGAGATCTCATTGCAGATTGTGGGAGTCTCGGCGGCCTCTACACCGGTTTGGTAAAGGCCTCGGGGCAGCGTGTCTTCGTCGTGGCCTGTGATATGCCGTTTCTGAATCCCGACATGATCCGCTGGTTTGTCGATCGCGATCCTGCAGCAGACATTGTGATGGCCCGTTTGCCGACCGGGCTGCAACCTCTTCACGCGCTCTATAGTAAACGCGCATTGCCTGTCCTGGAGCGCATGGCCACCACGCATGCGCTGAAGATCCAGCAGATTGTCTCAGAGCCCTCACTCCACACAACCGTCGTTTTGCCCGACGAGTGGGGCGAGCGTGATGCCCTCGCCCGATCGTTTCAGAATGTGAACACGCCGGCTGATCTTGACGCGGCGAGAGCCGCACTTCGTAACCGTTCATTGACTCGATAA
- the argS gene encoding arginine--tRNA ligase, with protein MTQGLVQEQVANAVQGALSDAKAKGQLKIESWPTVTLDAPKRPEWGDLATTVAMSLAASEKRAPHDIAQIIADNLLTRDQLFERVEIVRPGFLNLTVKPAIWLEVLRDIERKGAAYGTSVVGVGKRVLVEYVSANPTGPLHVGHGRGAAVGQALARLLRAVGYDVVSEYYINDAGRQMKLLGASVYARLQEFAGKPVTFPEDGYHGEYIRLAAEQIQESDGATLATMSPVEAEQRCRDLAYRTLLQRIREDLSTLGIEFESWFSEASLIESGAVERAFAELKSQDLLFEEDGAWWFRSSRFGDEKDRVVRKKDGECTYLASDIAYHRDKLQRGYDLLIDVWGADHHGYIPRMQGVIQAYGHPKERLQVVLVQLVKLLRGGVEVKMSKRSGEFITMREVIDEVGVDAAMFFFLMRDSNTHLDFDLELAKQRSSDNPVYYVQYVHARIASLWRVAAARGIACPTAAEADLTVLTDPDELALIRKLSMFPEVLEASALAFEPHRLTYYLQQLAALLHTFYNKHRILPPAADLETGDAPVAEEISPKTTAARLVLMRAVQQVVKNGLSVLGISAPEQM; from the coding sequence GTGACGCAGGGGCTCGTGCAGGAACAGGTGGCGAATGCGGTCCAGGGAGCTCTCTCTGACGCAAAGGCGAAGGGGCAGTTGAAAATCGAGTCCTGGCCTACCGTCACCCTGGATGCGCCCAAGCGTCCGGAGTGGGGTGACCTTGCCACCACTGTTGCCATGTCTCTGGCTGCCTCAGAGAAACGCGCACCCCATGACATTGCTCAGATCATTGCCGATAATCTGTTGACCCGCGATCAATTGTTCGAGCGAGTTGAGATCGTTCGGCCAGGTTTTCTCAACCTGACCGTCAAGCCTGCCATCTGGTTAGAAGTTTTGCGGGACATCGAGCGGAAAGGCGCGGCCTACGGCACGTCGGTGGTCGGAGTCGGGAAGCGCGTGTTGGTCGAATATGTCAGTGCCAATCCCACCGGGCCGCTTCATGTGGGGCATGGGCGAGGCGCCGCGGTTGGTCAAGCATTGGCCCGGCTGCTGAGAGCGGTCGGATACGACGTGGTCAGTGAATACTACATCAATGACGCCGGCCGACAGATGAAACTCCTGGGTGCCTCTGTGTATGCACGGTTGCAGGAGTTTGCGGGAAAGCCTGTCACGTTTCCGGAAGACGGTTACCACGGCGAGTATATCCGTCTTGCGGCTGAACAGATTCAGGAGTCAGATGGGGCGACGCTGGCGACGATGTCTCCGGTGGAGGCCGAGCAACGCTGTCGTGATCTGGCCTATCGGACCCTGCTGCAGCGCATTCGTGAAGATCTATCGACATTAGGCATTGAGTTTGAGTCCTGGTTCAGCGAAGCCTCGCTCATTGAGTCCGGCGCCGTCGAGCGGGCCTTTGCAGAACTAAAGAGTCAGGACCTCTTATTTGAGGAGGACGGGGCCTGGTGGTTTCGGTCGTCCCGATTCGGTGATGAAAAGGATCGCGTCGTCCGCAAAAAGGACGGCGAATGTACCTACCTCGCTTCCGACATCGCGTACCATCGCGACAAGCTCCAGCGGGGCTATGACCTGTTGATCGACGTCTGGGGCGCCGATCACCACGGATATATCCCGCGCATGCAGGGGGTCATTCAAGCGTACGGGCATCCGAAAGAGCGGCTACAGGTCGTGCTGGTGCAACTTGTGAAGTTGTTGCGAGGCGGCGTCGAAGTCAAAATGTCGAAACGCTCCGGCGAATTCATTACGATGCGCGAGGTAATCGACGAGGTGGGTGTCGATGCCGCCATGTTCTTCTTTCTGATGCGGGATTCGAACACGCATTTGGATTTTGATTTGGAGCTGGCCAAGCAGCGGTCCTCGGACAACCCCGTCTATTACGTGCAGTATGTCCATGCCAGGATTGCGAGCCTCTGGCGGGTGGCCGCGGCGCGTGGAATTGCCTGCCCGACGGCGGCGGAAGCCGATCTGACGGTGCTGACCGATCCCGACGAGCTTGCCTTGATCCGGAAGCTCTCGATGTTTCCTGAAGTGTTGGAGGCGAGCGCGCTGGCGTTTGAGCCGCATCGCCTGACCTACTATCTTCAGCAGCTCGCGGCCCTGCTGCACACTTTTTACAACAAGCATCGGATTCTTCCTCCGGCGGCCGATCTGGAGACCGGCGACGCGCCCGTGGCGGAGGAGATATCTCCTAAGACGACGGCAGCTCGGTTGGTGTTGATGCGGGCTGTACAGCAGGTCGTGAAAAACGGATTGTCCGTCCTGGGGATTTCAGCTCCCGAGCAGATGTAA
- the yajC gene encoding preprotein translocase subunit YajC codes for MMMVAMASVAWAEGPGVGGSTSSSLLSLVPFVLIFVIFYFLLILPQQKRQKQQKAMLDDLKKGDKVITASGFWGTITNLGKETVTLQIADNTKVKIQKEHIAKIRAEDDDKE; via the coding sequence ATGATGATGGTCGCGATGGCGTCGGTGGCGTGGGCTGAGGGGCCCGGGGTCGGCGGGAGCACATCGAGTTCGCTGCTCTCGTTGGTGCCGTTTGTCCTGATCTTTGTGATTTTCTATTTCCTGCTGATCCTGCCGCAGCAGAAGCGGCAAAAGCAGCAAAAGGCGATGCTCGACGATCTGAAGAAGGGGGACAAGGTCATCACGGCGTCGGGCTTCTGGGGGACCATCACGAATCTCGGGAAAGAGACGGTGACGCTGCAGATTGCCGACAATACCAAGGTCAAGATTCAGAAAGAGCATATCGCGAAAATACGGGCGGAAGACGACGACAAAGAGTAG
- a CDS encoding cytochrome c, with amino-acid sequence MKALMSVGALVGAIALLLLVGMILDVVPSNTVRLVEGYMPIQMLLEVACFVAGFTGLSYMLSSMGMAVPRFWQGIGFWAFVLLYLKFRVYPPIPFSVRAMYGTVSLVAVFMWVSANEDDWKKFKQPIMNVLDAQSGANKMLRYAYLVLIPVLVGFTSFNAMRPKSEEPVELRTVHPAPPASTKVHGKTYTLQTSQNPYRVNPEGKFDQEYSNKLIVEQGMGRLMAPNANPFDEKNQGYLKYVKEGGEIFFQNCHFCHGDNLNGRGLHAFAFNPIPANFTDPGTIAQLQETFIFWRVAKGGIGLPNEGFPWASVMPPWEQHLTVDEIWKVILFEYWHTGYYPRTWD; translated from the coding sequence ATGAAAGCATTGATGTCAGTCGGCGCGCTGGTAGGAGCTATTGCGCTCCTCCTGCTAGTCGGGATGATCCTCGACGTCGTCCCGTCGAATACCGTCCGTTTAGTCGAAGGCTACATGCCAATCCAAATGTTGCTTGAGGTCGCCTGCTTCGTAGCCGGCTTTACCGGATTGAGCTACATGCTCAGTTCAATGGGTATGGCGGTTCCCCGGTTCTGGCAGGGAATCGGGTTCTGGGCGTTTGTGTTGCTCTATTTGAAGTTCCGCGTCTATCCGCCCATCCCGTTCAGCGTTCGGGCCATGTATGGGACGGTGTCTCTCGTCGCGGTCTTTATGTGGGTATCCGCGAACGAGGATGACTGGAAGAAGTTTAAGCAGCCGATCATGAACGTCCTCGATGCCCAGAGTGGAGCGAACAAGATGCTCCGATACGCGTATCTCGTTCTGATTCCAGTTCTTGTTGGTTTCACCTCCTTCAATGCGATGAGGCCAAAGTCGGAAGAGCCGGTTGAGTTGCGCACGGTGCATCCGGCGCCTCCGGCCAGCACGAAAGTTCATGGTAAGACCTATACCCTCCAGACCTCCCAGAATCCGTACCGTGTCAACCCGGAAGGGAAGTTTGACCAGGAATATAGCAACAAGCTGATCGTTGAACAGGGCATGGGGCGTTTGATGGCCCCTAACGCCAATCCGTTTGATGAAAAGAATCAGGGTTACTTGAAGTATGTGAAGGAAGGCGGAGAAATCTTTTTCCAGAACTGTCACTTCTGCCACGGTGACAATTTGAATGGTCGTGGCCTACATGCCTTTGCGTTCAACCCGATTCCTGCGAACTTTACTGATCCAGGCACAATCGCTCAGCTCCAGGAGACCTTCATTTTCTGGCGCGTCGCCAAGGGTGGTATTGGACTGCCGAACGAAGGTTTCCCCTGGGCCTCAGTGATGCCGCCATGGGAACAGCATTTGACTGTCGACGAGATCTGGAAGGTCATTTTGTTTGAGTATTGGCATACGGGTTACTACCCCAGGACCTGGGACTAA
- a CDS encoding glycosyltransferase family 9 protein yields MPASQRTILVIHPGGLGDVLLSIGAMAVLRSAFPQHKMILLAGSDVGHLLGQCGVIDQSLPIESSRFSALFSGRVQISDLPHDFLRRCDLVVGWLSDRDGSIRRGLQELGVPRVMLQSPADAGGHHQSDRFLETLKGEFPVGANPSIRLRLPDQVLQAGMDALRAVGIEQTAPLIMCHPGSGSTHKCVRAETWGMLIRGCQARRFLPVMVLGPADAQAEAAIQALGLPGMLMLRPPSITMLAAILAQAQGYIGHDSGVTHLAALLGVPTVAMFGPTDERQWAPRGEQVTVVRGGGCLCVGWDAVRACAEKSCLNVMPEKVFEALDTVDFRYRRVTNS; encoded by the coding sequence ATGCCCGCCTCCCAGCGCACGATTCTGGTGATTCATCCTGGGGGACTGGGTGATGTGCTGCTGTCGATTGGTGCAATGGCCGTCCTGCGGAGCGCCTTCCCGCAACACAAGATGATCCTGCTCGCGGGGTCTGACGTAGGGCATCTACTGGGTCAGTGCGGGGTGATCGATCAATCGTTGCCGATCGAATCAAGCCGGTTCAGCGCGCTGTTTTCCGGAAGGGTGCAGATTTCAGATCTACCGCATGATTTCTTGAGACGATGCGATCTTGTGGTTGGATGGCTGAGTGATCGGGATGGTTCGATCCGGCGTGGGCTCCAGGAGTTGGGGGTTCCACGTGTGATGTTGCAATCGCCGGCTGATGCCGGAGGGCATCACCAAAGTGATCGGTTTCTGGAGACGCTGAAGGGGGAATTTCCGGTCGGTGCGAACCCTTCCATCCGTCTCCGGCTTCCTGATCAGGTGCTGCAGGCGGGGATGGACGCACTTCGTGCCGTCGGGATCGAACAAACGGCGCCTCTGATCATGTGCCACCCGGGAAGCGGAAGCACGCACAAGTGTGTGCGAGCGGAGACGTGGGGCATGCTTATTCGGGGATGTCAGGCGAGGCGGTTCTTACCTGTGATGGTGCTAGGGCCTGCTGATGCGCAAGCCGAGGCCGCCATCCAGGCACTGGGTCTTCCGGGAATGTTGATGCTTCGCCCTCCGTCCATCACGATGCTTGCCGCGATCCTTGCGCAGGCACAGGGGTATATCGGCCACGATTCTGGCGTGACCCACCTGGCTGCCCTCCTGGGCGTGCCGACGGTGGCGATGTTCGGGCCCACCGATGAGCGGCAATGGGCTCCGCGCGGAGAACAAGTGACTGTCGTGAGGGGGGGAGGCTGCTTGTGCGTAGGCTGGGACGCGGTGCGAGCCTGTGCGGAAAAGTCTTGTCTGAATGTGATGCCGGAGAAGGTTTTCGAGGCGCTTGATACCGTCGATTTTCGCTACCGTCGGGTAACAAATTCCTGA
- a CDS encoding nitric oxide reductase, producing MGDLINQALEMGWPALALLAGLLVYFQFSISDPVAKKRATLKTIIGMAATFLLFVAIVNYTGSFYGENRLMPVSLVMITVAAFMVAVYFPNFGALLKIGGLMFFVAAFLSGYGNWLPQVEGGFPPKEEKLEYSGMTAQQLADEGEKIIFGGVGKNKEQGAIGKGQCPLCHAFHAGMLGERAPNLSGLPERAGKERLEDPKYSKGNAAKRDYAQKEAFPGSGTAENGQEYIAESHACPNCYVVSGFGVKGTNDKESPMPAIHKPPISLSLDELAAVDTWLYVREGRDAPSFDEIVKSYEKFIPEADRPKKTEEKTGPPSALMADGTEPVDQILAKAQCVSCHTIPGIPGANGTIGPKLVEGTNAPTRIKDKDYKGTAKSTSDYIMESIVSPSAYVVKPFPDNTMPKVFGQKLSAGALKKIVDYLSQVYEGKEPPKIS from the coding sequence GTGGGCGATTTGATTAATCAAGCGCTAGAGATGGGGTGGCCGGCACTGGCGTTGCTGGCCGGCCTCTTAGTGTATTTTCAATTCTCCATCAGTGATCCCGTTGCGAAGAAGCGGGCCACGCTCAAGACGATCATTGGGATGGCGGCGACGTTTCTCTTGTTTGTTGCGATCGTAAACTACACGGGGAGCTTCTACGGCGAGAACCGGCTCATGCCGGTGTCGCTCGTCATGATTACCGTGGCCGCTTTCATGGTGGCGGTCTATTTCCCGAACTTTGGGGCTTTGCTGAAAATCGGCGGACTCATGTTCTTCGTGGCCGCCTTTCTTTCAGGTTATGGAAACTGGTTGCCGCAGGTCGAAGGTGGTTTCCCTCCGAAGGAAGAGAAGCTTGAGTATAGCGGTATGACGGCGCAGCAGCTGGCCGATGAAGGCGAGAAAATTATTTTCGGTGGAGTTGGGAAGAATAAAGAGCAGGGTGCTATCGGCAAGGGCCAGTGTCCGCTCTGTCATGCATTCCATGCTGGAATGTTGGGTGAACGTGCGCCCAATCTGAGCGGTCTGCCAGAGCGCGCTGGCAAAGAGCGTCTTGAAGATCCGAAATATTCGAAGGGCAATGCCGCCAAGCGTGACTATGCTCAAAAGGAAGCGTTCCCTGGATCCGGTACCGCAGAAAATGGTCAGGAGTATATTGCTGAATCGCACGCTTGTCCAAACTGTTACGTGGTGTCTGGCTTTGGCGTAAAGGGAACCAATGACAAGGAAAGCCCGATGCCGGCGATTCACAAACCGCCGATATCGCTCAGCCTGGATGAGCTTGCAGCTGTTGATACCTGGCTGTATGTTCGTGAAGGCCGAGATGCTCCATCCTTCGACGAGATCGTGAAGTCGTACGAGAAGTTTATCCCTGAAGCGGATCGGCCGAAAAAGACGGAAGAAAAGACCGGTCCACCCAGTGCTCTCATGGCTGACGGCACCGAGCCTGTCGATCAGATTCTTGCGAAGGCGCAGTGCGTGTCTTGCCATACGATTCCTGGCATTCCTGGCGCCAACGGTACGATCGGTCCCAAGCTGGTTGAGGGAACGAACGCGCCTACTCGTATCAAGGATAAGGATTATAAGGGGACGGCCAAGTCGACATCCGACTACATTATGGAGTCGATCGTGTCACCGAGTGCCTATGTGGTGAAGCCATTCCCGGACAATACGATGCCCAAGGTGTTTGGTCAGAAACTCAGTGCGGGAGCGCTCAAGAAGATTGTGGATTATCTCTCGCAAGTCTACGAGGGAAAAGAGCCTCCAAAGATTTCGTAA
- the tgt gene encoding tRNA guanosine(34) transglycosylase Tgt, protein MMQFTIKQQDRQTKGRLGQLRTARAVIDTPTFMPVGSLGPVKGLEPEDLHDLGFRLMLNNAYHLYLRPGHKIVAELGGLHAFTGWPGAILTDSGGFQIFSLAKLCKITDEGVTFQSHIDGSTHFITPETAIEIEEALGADIIMAFDQCVALPASRAAILEGLRRTTSWAKRCQASRRRNDQALFGIVQGGLEADLRRQSAQELVALDFEGYAIGGLSVGESKADMYAMLDVTAPELPESKPRYLMGVGLPEDLIEGVARGVDMFDCVVPSRHGRTGWLFTGFGRVSIKQAQFKQDERPIDPDCGCPVCKRYSRAYLHHLFNVKEMLGSRLNTIHNLWYFADLMQRVRSSIERGTFLTMREEFYRARAEAERTGGETAIAAQEPRAGLD, encoded by the coding sequence ATGATGCAGTTCACGATCAAACAGCAGGACCGACAGACCAAGGGGCGGCTGGGACAGCTCCGTACCGCCCGGGCCGTCATCGACACGCCCACGTTCATGCCGGTGGGGTCGTTGGGGCCGGTGAAAGGGCTGGAGCCCGAGGATCTTCACGATCTCGGGTTCAGGCTCATGCTGAATAATGCGTACCATCTCTACTTGCGGCCCGGGCATAAAATTGTGGCGGAGTTGGGCGGGTTGCACGCATTTACCGGATGGCCTGGCGCGATCCTGACCGATAGCGGCGGGTTTCAGATTTTTAGCTTGGCGAAACTCTGCAAGATCACCGATGAGGGCGTGACGTTTCAGTCGCACATCGACGGCTCGACGCATTTCATCACGCCCGAAACGGCGATCGAAATCGAAGAGGCGCTCGGCGCCGATATCATCATGGCGTTCGATCAATGTGTCGCCCTGCCGGCGTCGCGCGCGGCGATTCTGGAGGGTTTGCGGCGGACGACATCGTGGGCGAAACGCTGTCAGGCGAGCCGGCGGCGGAACGATCAGGCGCTCTTCGGCATTGTCCAGGGCGGGCTGGAAGCCGATCTCAGGAGACAGTCGGCCCAGGAGCTGGTGGCGCTGGATTTTGAAGGCTATGCCATCGGTGGACTGTCCGTCGGGGAGAGCAAGGCCGATATGTATGCGATGTTGGATGTGACCGCTCCGGAACTGCCGGAGTCCAAGCCGCGCTATCTGATGGGGGTGGGCCTTCCGGAGGACCTCATCGAAGGGGTGGCTCGCGGGGTCGATATGTTTGATTGCGTGGTGCCGTCCCGCCATGGGCGGACCGGATGGCTCTTTACGGGGTTCGGCCGTGTATCCATCAAGCAGGCGCAATTCAAACAGGACGAACGGCCGATCGATCCCGACTGCGGCTGTCCGGTATGCAAACGCTATTCGCGCGCCTATCTGCATCACCTCTTCAACGTGAAGGAGATGCTCGGATCGCGACTGAATACGATTCACAACCTCTGGTATTTTGCTGATCTGATGCAACGGGTGCGCTCGTCGATCGAGCGAGGGACATTTCTCACAATGCGCGAGGAGTTTTATCGCGCGCGGGCGGAAGCCGAGCGGACCGGCGGCGAGACAGCAATCGCCGCGCAGGAACCGCGGGCCGGCCTCGACTAG
- a CDS encoding c-type cytochrome, which translates to MMNTSMGKKAGIVLASAFGLALFSAGPLVLSASAEEVPQGFKKGELAPEPAADMIEAGKRVYFTKCVWCHGVDGAGDGPGADRLWPRPRNFNQGTFKIRHTASGELPLFDAKKPTPGQNDLFETVTHGLPGSAMPSWEGILTEEQRLQVLSFVTTQLVKDRKFTDKQSESQTILQMAELKPKEATEESKKRGSELIVEKKCVECHGMEGRGDGNAFNLKDDWGFSIQPANWHKCWNFRGSRQDPYNVKNIFRTFSTGVNGTPMPSFADSTSVDDRWDIANFVNSLCERDAEGNSLSIDPQTDKPKVNFVLPSNPVEGEIPTDMENEAWQKTQKRLIAMGGQITHKPRNFVNRIDDLWVRSLYNEKSIVYLIEWDDRTKSVAEGKLPWAPTQVNIDVKEQDPKTGEEGSIAAHQNNYAVYNDAVAIETPVKWQDLPAPIKPRYLFGSNEQYPVDIVKWEADGSLRAFKGTGWDKDFEERDSYEENLKVLKSEWKNGRWYVMIQRPVGNKKDQDYDEDTLFEMGKYIPTVFFAWDGHNGDAGRKMAVSAFYYTFMQPPTPREVYIYPFVIAGGIVLLEAWVLTRRANKRKGKTL; encoded by the coding sequence ATGATGAATACGTCGATGGGCAAAAAAGCAGGGATCGTCCTTGCCTCGGCCTTTGGACTGGCGCTTTTCTCTGCCGGCCCTCTGGTCCTCTCGGCATCTGCCGAGGAAGTTCCGCAGGGGTTTAAGAAGGGTGAACTGGCGCCAGAGCCGGCTGCAGACATGATCGAAGCCGGGAAGCGCGTCTACTTTACCAAGTGCGTCTGGTGTCATGGAGTGGATGGAGCCGGCGACGGGCCCGGCGCCGACCGACTCTGGCCGCGTCCCCGCAACTTCAACCAGGGGACTTTCAAGATCCGGCATACTGCCAGCGGTGAATTGCCGTTGTTCGATGCCAAAAAGCCGACTCCTGGGCAAAACGATCTTTTTGAGACGGTTACCCATGGATTGCCAGGTTCTGCGATGCCTTCTTGGGAAGGTATCTTGACCGAAGAGCAGCGTCTTCAAGTGTTGTCGTTCGTCACCACGCAGTTGGTGAAGGATCGGAAGTTCACCGATAAGCAGTCAGAATCCCAGACGATTCTTCAAATGGCAGAATTGAAGCCGAAAGAGGCGACAGAGGAAAGCAAGAAGAGGGGATCCGAGCTGATCGTTGAAAAGAAGTGCGTGGAATGTCATGGCATGGAAGGCCGTGGCGATGGTAACGCCTTCAATCTGAAGGATGACTGGGGTTTCTCGATCCAGCCTGCCAATTGGCACAAGTGCTGGAATTTCCGTGGAAGCCGGCAGGATCCGTACAATGTGAAAAACATTTTCCGGACCTTCTCGACCGGAGTCAACGGTACGCCGATGCCGTCATTTGCCGACAGCACCTCAGTCGATGATCGCTGGGACATTGCCAACTTCGTGAATTCGTTGTGCGAAAGAGATGCTGAAGGGAATTCGCTCTCAATTGATCCACAGACAGATAAGCCGAAAGTCAACTTCGTGCTTCCATCGAATCCGGTGGAAGGTGAGATCCCCACGGATATGGAGAACGAAGCCTGGCAGAAAACCCAGAAGCGCCTTATCGCCATGGGTGGTCAGATCACGCATAAGCCGCGTAACTTCGTGAACCGGATCGATGATCTCTGGGTTCGGTCACTGTATAACGAAAAGTCGATTGTGTATTTGATCGAGTGGGACGATCGTACCAAGAGTGTGGCCGAAGGGAAATTGCCCTGGGCTCCGACTCAGGTGAACATCGATGTGAAGGAGCAGGATCCGAAGACCGGTGAAGAAGGATCCATCGCGGCGCATCAAAACAACTACGCGGTCTACAATGACGCGGTCGCGATCGAAACGCCGGTCAAGTGGCAGGATCTTCCCGCCCCGATTAAGCCGCGGTACCTCTTTGGAAGCAATGAGCAATATCCGGTGGATATTGTGAAGTGGGAAGCTGACGGATCTCTCCGGGCATTCAAGGGAACCGGCTGGGATAAGGATTTCGAAGAGCGCGATAGCTATGAAGAGAATCTGAAGGTTCTCAAGTCTGAATGGAAGAACGGTCGTTGGTACGTCATGATTCAGCGTCCAGTCGGGAACAAGAAGGACCAGGATTATGACGAAGACACGCTGTTCGAAATGGGGAAATACATCCCGACCGTGTTCTTTGCCTGGGATGGTCATAACGGTGATGCAGGACGCAAGATGGCCGTCTCGGCTTTCTACTACACGTTCATGCAGCCGCCGACGCCCCGTGAAGTGTATATCTATCCGTTCGTCATTGCCGGCGGGATCGTGCTGTTGGAAGCATGGGTCCTGACGCGCCGCGCAAACAAGCGGAAGGGCAAGACGCTCTAA